AATCAGGGAAAAATGCCTGGCGTAGCTATCGTCCAGACCTGGATGATTCCCGCGAGATGGTGAGTCGGCTTTCCTGGAATGATCGCATTGGTCGCGCTTTCGAAAACAATCTGCTGAGGCTGCATTTTCAGGGGGTGTATTTAACCGATACAGGTGAACTCTCGCATTTGGAGGTACTGGTGCGGATGGTGGATGAGCAAGATGAATCCAGGCTGGTCATGCCAGGGCATTTTATTCCCTTTGCGGAAAAGAGCGGAAAAATACTGGACATTGATCGCTGGGTCTTGCGTGAAAGTATCAAGTTACTTTCAAAGTCAGCATCCATTCCTTCTCTCGCGGTCAATATTTCAGGCCGTTCCTTTGATGAGCCAACCCTTCCTCATTACATTGCTGAGCAACTCAGTATATTTAATGTAAGGTCGAGCCGGTTGTGGGTGGAATTGACCGAAACATCTGCCATTTCGGATCTGCAGGATGCAGAACGATTTATTGAGGCGTTGCGGCAGACAGGCTGCCATACCTGCCTTGATGACTTTGGCACAGGATTTTCCTCGTTTGCTTACCTGAAGCATCTGAAAGCAGACGTATTGAAAATTGATGGCCTGTTCATTCGCGATTTGCCCAATGATCGGGATAATCAGGTGTTTGTGAAATCTATCGTGGATGTGGCGCGAGGTTTAGGCAAGAAGACAGTAGCGGAATTTGTTGAGAATGCAGAAACACTCGAAATGTTGAAGCGGTTAGGCGTAGATATGGTGCAAGGGTATCACCTGGATAAACCCCGTGGAGATCATCCGGCTATCCTTGCGGGCATGCCTTGATGCGGGTTTTTCACCTTAACCCGCAGAGGCGCTGAGAAATCAAGAACATGGTCGTTCGCCGATTTACTGTTATAGTGAAAAATAAATTTACGTAACATCTTGAAACCTCTTTTTCTCCTTTGCGACTCAGCGGTTAAATCTGTTTTATCCAGGGAAGCCGCTAAACAGGAACTTTTTCAGCCAATATTTTACTAATGAATGTCTGATGGGACATTGTGCAGGGTTGATGTTAAAATCGACCGATTATTCTGGTTTATTAGAGAGGTTTACATGCAAAAAGTTTTAGCGCTGGCGCTAACTTTATTTCTAGGTTTGGTTCTTGTGGTTGGTGAGGCGAATGCAAAACGTTTTGGTGGTGGGGGAAGTATCGGCAAGCAACGTAGCGGAATTTCCCAGCAAGCCGCGCCTCGTCCTGCGCCAACTCCAGCTACTGCACCAGCTGCCGCGCCTGGCGGCATCCGCTGGTTAGGTCCTTTGGCCGGCCTCGCAGCAGGTGGTTTGCTGGCCTCTCTGTTTATGGGGCATGGTTTTGATGGCATCAAGCCAATGGATATTCTGTTGTTTTTAGGGATTGCAGCAGCGATCTTCTTTATTTTCAGCGCTATGCGGAAAAAACAGGCGGCTTCTCAGCCGATGCAATATGCGGGTGCAGGGAATGCAGGGCAGGTAATGATGCCAGCCAATACCTATGAAACAGGTAGCTCAGCTGGTCAGATGGCTGCTGTTGCCCCGGCTTTTCCATCATGGTTTGAAGCAGAGCCTTTTGTGAGAAGCGCGAAGTCTCATTTTATCAGGTTGCAAGCAGCCTATGATGACAGGGATTTAAAAGATATCCGCAATTACACCACTCCAGAAATGTTTGCCGAGATCAGCCTGCAAGTACAGGAAATGGGTGAAGCCAAGCAACGCACTGAAGTGGTGACTTTGAATGCGGAAGTATTGGACGTGGTCACTGAGGGTGATTCAGCTATCGCTAGTGTTCGTTTCTCCGGATTGATCAGGGAAGATGCTGATGGTAAAGCAAATCCGTTCGACGAGATCTGGCATGTACAGAGAACGCCGGCGCAATCAAATGAAGGATGGCTCGTAGCAGGTATCCAACAGGTTTAATTGGTAAAAATAACAGTGGTGTATTCAAAGTATTACTGGTGTTTTGAAATTGTTCAAGTGTTTAAGATTGACGGAGTATAGATATGACTAGAATGGTAAATTGCATCAAGCTTGGCAGAGAGGCGGAAGGACTGGGATTTCAGCCGGTTCCTGGTGAGTTGGGGAAACGTATTTTTGATAATGTGTCTAAAGAAGCCTGGGGACAGTGGATCAAGCATCAGACCATGCTGATCAATGAAAATCGTTTGAATCTGGCTGATATCAAGGCGCGTAAATATCTGGCTGAACAACTTGAAGCTTATTTCTTCGGTCAAGGCGCGGATTCAGTAGCTGGATTTGTACCGACTAAGTAGACTGTAGAGGGCTAACCTCTGTAGTTGTAAAAGTTGGCCTCGTTGATGTGCTTAATGGCATTCAAGGAGGCCAACTGTTTTA
The genomic region above belongs to Sulfurirhabdus autotrophica and contains:
- a CDS encoding oxidative damage protection protein; translation: MTRMVNCIKLGREAEGLGFQPVPGELGKRIFDNVSKEAWGQWIKHQTMLINENRLNLADIKARKYLAEQLEAYFFGQGADSVAGFVPTK
- a CDS encoding Tim44 domain-containing protein; translation: MQKVLALALTLFLGLVLVVGEANAKRFGGGGSIGKQRSGISQQAAPRPAPTPATAPAAAPGGIRWLGPLAGLAAGGLLASLFMGHGFDGIKPMDILLFLGIAAAIFFIFSAMRKKQAASQPMQYAGAGNAGQVMMPANTYETGSSAGQMAAVAPAFPSWFEAEPFVRSAKSHFIRLQAAYDDRDLKDIRNYTTPEMFAEISLQVQEMGEAKQRTEVVTLNAEVLDVVTEGDSAIASVRFSGLIREDADGKANPFDEIWHVQRTPAQSNEGWLVAGIQQV